A stretch of the Fusarium musae strain F31 chromosome 2, whole genome shotgun sequence genome encodes the following:
- a CDS encoding hypothetical protein (EggNog:ENOG41), producing MRGYTPGHNSVHRLIGDCNETVQSVTRDTRRDSVYSRPTIPREKTTLSDLPSPDLVDRLIKAYFNRFHTFCPILGKKYFLASLEDRTISATLLRSVLFVASLHCDREVLHLMGYSTRWDANNALYNKASAAFDADRESSRTHMILSSYLLHYWFGSPTAYHDCHWWLAAAIRSAQCTGYHRSTRNSKMAPEERSRWKRIWWCLYVLDRQIAISTGTPMVINDEDHDVEELSEEDFTEEGPETVQYIVSQVKLSKAMARLYFSYCSPSRLSLCKEVHLLHEAMRDIQSTLQAWQCNGLKEVKPVLDAAAHIFSLVENSLLFWTPEHFPMIYVSALFSAMMALAVDVKTSAPQSDQIFVKIRPGLLALKQFESVYILARWIKNFFMDILNRPPAEESQTQPTNSNGDDVEGEGISTEMRNTSANQVLEIDVQRNTAPADQAAHDATGFEDHNFAFDQSSGFEGGGFWPTYLANGVFSGVQSSNGMEFPHPDSFQYQAMYFLADLGIANTEPIE from the exons ATGAGAGGTTACACGCCCGGCCACAACAGTGTTCACCGTCTAATTGGGGATTGTAACGAGACTGTTCAGAGCGTAACACGGGACACGAGAAGGGACAGTGTCTACAGTCGACCAACCATACCTCGTGAGAAGACAACACTGTCGGATCTCCCATCACCAGACTTGGTGGACCGTCTCATCAAGGCCTACTTCAACAGATTTCACACCTTTTGTCCGATCCTTGGCAAAAAGTATTTCCTCGCGTCTCTCGAGGATAGGACAATATCCGCGACCTTACTCCGAAGTGTCCTCTTTGTGGCATCATTGCATTGTGATCGCGAAGTATTGCATCTCATGGGTTACAGCACTCGATGGGATGCCAACAATGCTCTGTACAACAAGGCCAGCGCAGCGTTTGATGCTGATCGAGAATCGAGTCGTACACATATGATCCTGTCGTCTTACCTGCTTCACTACTGGTTTGGAAGTCCGACAGCTTATCACGATTGCCACTGGTGGCTCGCTGCTGCGATACGATCTGCGCAGTGTACAGGATATCATAGGAGCACAAGGAATAGCAAGATGGCGCCAGAGGAGAGGTCGCGGTGGAAGCGCATCTGGTGGTGTCTTTAT GTCCTTGATCGTCAGATTGCCATCTCCACCGGGACACCAATGGTTATCAACGATGAAGATCACGATGTCGAAGAACTTTCTGAAGAAGACTTCACTGAAGAAGGCCCGGAGACGGTACAATACATCGTATCACAGGTCAAGTTGAGTAAAGCCA TGGCCCGGCTGTACTTCTCCTATTGCTCGCCATCTCGCCTTTCGCTGTGCAAGGAAGTTCATTTGCTACATGAAGCCATGAGAGATATCCAGTCAACACTGCAAGCTTG GCAGTGCAATGGCCTTAAGGAGGTCAAGCCCGTCCTTGACGCGGCAGCACATATATTCAGCCTGGTCGAGAACTCATTGCTGTTCTGGACACCGGAGCACTTTCCCATgatata TGTCTCTGCTCTCTTCTCTGCGATGATGGCTCTTGCAGTTGATGTCAAAACATCAGCGCCCCAAAGTGACCAGATCTTCGTCAAGATCCGGCCCGGATTACTGGCTCTCAAGCAGTTTGAATCAGTCTACATCTTGGCGCGATGGATCAAGAACTTCTTCATGGATATCCTGAATCGCCCACCCGCGGAAGAATCACAGACACAGCCCACGAACTCAAATGGAGACGACGTAGAAGGCGAGGGAATAAGTACTGAGATGAGAAATACCAGCGCGAATCAGGTCCTCGAAATCGATGTCCAGAGGAACACTGCACCAGCTGACCAAGCCGCACATGACGCGACAGGCTTTGAAGACCACAACTTCGCATTTGACCAAAGCTCGGGATTTGAGGGAGGCGGGTTTTGGCCTACATACCTGGCAAACGGCGTCTTTTCAGGCGTCCAGTCGAGTAATGGCATGGAGTTTCCGCACCCGGACTCGTTCCAGTATCAAGCCATGTACTTTCTGGCCGATCTGGGAATAGCAAACACTGAGCCTATAGAATAA